AAATGTTAATCAAGACTAATAACTCAAGTTAGTAAAGACTAATGgtaaaatgttttaattttaaaaaacccatcacaacaaaataaaataaagttatatttttgagaggctattttaaacaaaaattgtaaaaatgtaaaatgaaaAAACTGAGAGTATATTTAGTTTTTCATTTGCAACTCTAAATGTAAGTTTgtaattgaaaaatatgttaGACATTATGTTTGGGTTTTCTTGAAAATAAACTCTATAAAATATACACCATTTTTAGTAAATACATATATACCATTTTGTCTGcaaaattcatattatattataataaaaatatattctatttttagtaaatacatacttaaaaataaatttagtcaaataattcaatcaaattttattttataaaatgacgTTTGTAGAAAagaatattcaaacataaattacgtcaaagaaaacataaatttatGATGAGATGTCATAATagtctttaaatatattaaatttataaaaataaatctaaatatgtcttttattaatcattttaatcattaaatatatttttcatcaatttgattgataaaattattaataaaaaaatattttaaaaaatatttataattttaataaatatagagAATATAATGACAGCACAacacatttgaaaaaaaaaatgaaattttactttttattttattttaacacaGTACATGTGATAATGGTTTATGGAATACGCAAACTAGTAAAAGACTCACTTAGTAACttagtaaaatttattatttttcttttatttactttgaatttattatttttcttttactttacttctattatgaaaaataataaatttggtgTTATCGTGTCACGAGATATCTTATTCTTCCGGGTAAAAAGTAACAACTACAAATAGGAGCGTTGTTTTGCGAAGCTTCATATTGTTCTAACCTCAAGGgttttcaaaaccctaaaatttCCTATCAATTTTCTCAATTTGTAAGTACCTTAATATATTCAggttctaaaatattaatttcttcaattttttattcttcaattTATAATTCGTCGGCATATGAAAACGGTCATTTCAGGATTCAACGTGTTTTGCGAAATTGTGATGTCTGGGAAGGAAGATAATCGAATATTTGTTGGAGGATTGTCTTGGGACGTTACGGAACGTCAACTTGAGCATGCCTTTGATCGTTACGGCAAAATTCTTGAATGCCAGGTATTGGTAACCCTTTCTCTTCTAACCCTTGATTTTTCCCCAAGTTTCCTATCCCTGGTTTCATTTCCAGAAAAATACgcatttttctaaaataaattgttgTCACAAGgagatttttctttttctgaatGGGATTGTGTCAGATTTAcagtttctttttaattattataggaGTTAAAAGTGGAAGATATTTTGCCATCTTTGATGTTTTAATGGAATCTAgctttgttttattaaaaaaaaaaagaaggaattGACAGTAATAATCATTGTAGTTTTTCGCATGATTTCCATTCTTGACATTATGGAGAATTGTGGTCAAATGCAGCTGATTCAGTCTCAATTGTAGTCATATAGACGTAAAAAAAACCATGATGCCGCGGCCCAGATTTGGTCACAAATCTTTTCTTAAATCTGTTGAGAGTTTATGGTTGAGCCTTTTGCTCAGGGGTCCATTCTTTTTACTGTGTTTATTGATTGGAGATTTTTTAATGATTGGATTCTTCACTAATTTTTTCACCTGTTTTCTTTGTACTTCTGGAATGCTGGTTGTGAACCTTTTGATCTTTGTGATGCCGTCGATGGATTTTTTTGAATGATGTTTTAGCAGAATGATTTCTTCATGTCTGAAGCTCGTTTTCAATTTCCTGATTAAATTGTAACTTGTGGTAAAGGTAAAGCTCAAACTGGAGATTAGTATGGCTTAGATATGTTGAATTCGGTGCAATGAAAGTAAAATACCAGTCCGACCTGTCTGCTATTTTGTCAAGGACAAGTCTGGGCCGTTCTTAAGGGtcattagtaatattttttttttataatttggaaGGAATATTTGGCAGTTAGATTGGGATGAAAACAGAACAAAATTGATACCAGATCGGATTATGCTTTGCTGTATCTGTTTATGCATGGGTTACAGGTCTGTGCCTTGATTATGGAGTTAATAAATTGCAAAGTACACGAGACTTGTTCAATTGAGTAGTACATAACTCTTggtgaagaattttttttacctgTAGAAATGAAACAATCAGTGCCTTGTCCGTTCATTGGCTTCCTTCCTCTTCTAGTAGTAAATCTATTATTATGTAATGGTGATACTGATGACTACTAGTGGGGTGTGTGAAAAATCTCTTGTGCTGGACATTTGTTGTTTTGCTTCGGgttctaaataaattatttgatataactTTAGGGAATTAAAACAAGGTGCTAAAGGCTGCTGCCTCACATGATGccttttcaaaaattaattaaaacaaaaaacaaaattgtccCTTGATATATTGATGTACCTGTTTCTTTAATGGTAGGCGCAAAAGAGTTGCCATCTTATGAACTGACAACGAATTTGGTGAGGTGTTATTTCTCGTGGTCTGGAAATATGGAATGGTTCAGATACATCATGCAAAGTGTATAGATAGGATGGCGTTCGCTGGCTGTAATTGTGTGGTACTCGGTAGATCAGTTAAAGTAATTTGTTTAATGAGTTCAAGAAGTCTTGCATATTTGCTTCAGTTGAGAAATCCAATCTTGCTGCACCTTTGTCAATGTAGGATACTTTCTCGGTGCAATGCAAATCCCTGTTGTTTGGACATTTTGTGTCTGGTTGATGCCTTCACTCTTGTTTCATATGCTTTATGTACTTTCTGCTACCCATAGCAGGTGGGTCATACCCACCATACACCACCAACATGTTCTGCATTGTTACAGGTCCTGTGAGTACTGTTGAGCTCAAATTTTTCAAATCCAAAGCATGGGCATCATAGACAATTACTGCTCAGATAGTGGGTTCAATTCTTTGTACTGAGATACGGTATCTCACCAGTTGTTCTACCTATTATAGCTACTATTGAAGGccagatgtattttttttatttagtcatCGCTTTCTACATCGGAGTAGAGTTGTTTGGTTGGAAAGGTTTGCTTTGGGTTTGAATGATTTTGCTTTTATCAGTGTAGATTTTTAATAAAGAGTCCATATGTGCACGAGAATTGTTTTCTGCTAAAGTTCTGTTGTGTTCAATAAGTCAGCTAAGGGGCGGCAGAGTTACATAGAATGCTAGACATATAAGGTTGAGTATATTTTGCTTCTCGTGAGGAGAATAATCACAGAAGGTGCTGCTGTGCTTAAGAAGTTAAAGCATGATCTCCACGAGGAGAGATGTCAAAGCCATGCCTATAACTTTTGagtattttggaaaaaaaattgttgccATATAGATTTTGTTTTGAAGAGCAATCCTGTCATACACAGCATAAAATTGGAACTGCAACCGAGTGATCTGGTGACCACTGAAGTGAAAGCAACTCACGGGATTTTCGTCATATACTATTCATTTGTGGTTGCATATTGTTGTAGTGTTAGTTCTTCTGATTGAGAAATTAATAGTTTCGAACATAATACAGTGCTTTTTATCAAGTAAGTCAGATGCTAAGGTTATGTTTGGGGGATTAGATTGTTTAATGTTAAATCATGAAGTCATGAACCAGAATGCAACAAGCTGATATTCTTGCTCAGATTGTGGGAATGATTTTTTTAAGAGATATTTGTTGTCAAATATGGGCTTGGGTTTCCTCTGAATGACTTATCTAATGAATACCATTCTGGTGCTATGACATCAGAACACCGAAGTAAGTTGTCTGGTTACAAATTCTGCTTTATAGTTGAGCACTGTTTGTCATACATAAAATACTGAAACTCCGTATTCACACCTTTCAGTGGTCACAAATTTgcatttgttttgtttataaattgAATGTCCCCCTCAAGTGTTTTGGATGCTTGTTTATGTAAGCATCACTCTTTGGactgataaaataaaattagtagtGGATAATGCAGCAAATGCGTTtctattttcttgtagtggtTGTTTAGtggcttaattttttttttgggctAATTTAAGCCACACTGAGTTGAGGTGTTAACCCTGTCAGTTTCTGAGAATTTTGTAAGTTGTTCACATTAATTGTACATATTGCCATTATTCGATATGAAGTTTCAAGTGTTCTTCCTGTAGATCATGATGGAGAGGGATACAGGACGTCCACGTGGATTTGGGTTTATTACATTTGCAGACCGTCGCGGAATGGAGGATGCAATCAAGGAAATGGATGGACGAGAAATTGGTGATCGCATCATCTCAGTCAACAAGGCACAGCCCCGGATGGGAGGTGATGATGCAGACCAAGGTTACAGAGGTGGCTACTCATCAGGTGGTAGAGGAAGCTATGGGGCTGGAGATAGGGTAGGACAGGATGACTGTTTCAAATGTGGGCGTCCAGGGCATTGGGCCCGAGATTGTCCTTTGGCAGGAGGTGGAGGTGGTCGTGGTCGGGGTGGTGGTTCATTTTCTTCACGCCCTAGGTTTGGAGGTGCTGGTGGACACGGGGATCGCCTTGGCGAGCGATACATTGATGATCGTAATGATGGAGGACGTTATGCGGATAGGGACCGTTTAGACAGCCGAGACTACAAATATAGTGGCCGCGATCGCTATGCTGGTGACAGGTATAAACGGTTTATTTTTGTCACCAAATTACCACTCTTGGTGCTTTTGTCATagctttaaaataataatttaatgagtGTGACTGAGTTTTATACAGAtgtctaattatttttattatgtctTAAAACTTGTTTACACCAACAAGATGGGAACAAATGATTGAATGTATATATAAAGCTTATTTAAACTGTCGGTGTGTGTAATTATTGAAGTTATGATACTTTTGAAAGAAGTTGAATGATTGccatttaaaatgttattttttttaattggtagTCTGGGCAATTGCGAAAGCTGTGATTATATAAACATTTGATTAGGCACGGATTTCATTTATCATTAAGGAAAGGGATCAGTAACATCTACAGTCTACATCTATCATTccgttatatttattattttattgcttTGCTGAAAACTTTGTAGGTATACAACTAGTGGCGATCGATTTGCAAGTGATCGATATGGCAGTGGCTCAGACTACCCACAAAATGGTTATGGGAAGGAAAGAGGCTACGACCGTTACAGCGGTGCTCGTGGAGGAGCTGATAGATATGGAAGTGGAATGCCAGCCCGTGATGAAGGAAGGAATTATAGGGGTAGGGCTGGTCCTTATGACCGCCCAAGCAGGACTGCTCGTCCATCATCATTTGACCGTTACTGATTTCTAttgttgcattttttttttttcagtgaGAAATTCAAATGCAGAAGCAACATTAGGGGTTGTAGTTGTTGGTTATGTAGGAACTCCTAGTTTCAGACAGAGCTGTTGGTTTGTAGTTTCTT
The genomic region above belongs to Cicer arietinum cultivar CDC Frontier isolate Library 1 chromosome 4, Cicar.CDCFrontier_v2.0, whole genome shotgun sequence and contains:
- the LOC101507592 gene encoding glycine-rich RNA-binding protein RZ1C isoform X2 is translated as MMERDTGRPRGFGFITFADRRGMEDAIKEMDGREIGDRIISVNKAQPRMGGDDADQGYRGGYSSGGRGSYGAGDRVGQDDCFKCGRPGHWARDCPLAGGGGGRGRGGGSFSSRPRFGGAGGHGDRLGERYIDDRNDGGRYADRDRLDSRDYKYSGRDRYAGDRYTTSGDRFASDRYGSGSDYPQNGYGKERGYDRYSGARGGADRYGSGMPARDEGRNYRGRAGPYDRPSRTARPSSFDRY
- the LOC101507592 gene encoding glycine-rich RNA-binding protein RZ1C isoform X1; translation: MSGKEDNRIFVGGLSWDVTERQLEHAFDRYGKILECQIMMERDTGRPRGFGFITFADRRGMEDAIKEMDGREIGDRIISVNKAQPRMGGDDADQGYRGGYSSGGRGSYGAGDRVGQDDCFKCGRPGHWARDCPLAGGGGGRGRGGGSFSSRPRFGGAGGHGDRLGERYIDDRNDGGRYADRDRLDSRDYKYSGRDRYAGDRYTTSGDRFASDRYGSGSDYPQNGYGKERGYDRYSGARGGADRYGSGMPARDEGRNYRGRAGPYDRPSRTARPSSFDRY